The Sphingomonas sp. KR3-1 genome contains a region encoding:
- a CDS encoding serine hydrolase domain-containing protein, with protein sequence MRGLIGFGFGLVALAAPALAQTAPQPPATPNVSAETAVAKRYVAEGKVPGIVILTGRPDGTVTIVSEGRIADEATAHAADADSLWRVYSMTKPLTGIAAMILVEEGKLKLDQPISDFIPAFKNMKVLVDPSKDLTSRPATRPITVRNLLTHTAGLGYNIITKGPLLAEYNRLGINPAQVNAEMEVQMAAARPDSLEEFANRTATLPLIADPGAKWSYSIGLDVLGRVIEVASGVKFDEFVNTRILKPLKMNESYWTVPADKVGNFATVYAFVGTARVPADPAASSIYLKKPEFPYGGAGLVMSAHDYDRFLHMLLNGGALDGARILKPETVALAMSNLLPAGADTSILNETGKDTGVQLGFGAGGSIYLNDAPSGPGKGTYGWGGAAGTIAWVDPVHKVRAVAMINLFGDTPLKREVSKAVYADLAR encoded by the coding sequence ATGCGCGGTCTGATCGGTTTCGGCTTCGGCCTGGTGGCGCTGGCGGCGCCCGCACTTGCACAGACCGCGCCCCAGCCGCCCGCCACACCCAATGTCTCTGCGGAGACTGCGGTCGCGAAGCGCTATGTCGCCGAAGGCAAGGTGCCCGGCATCGTCATCCTCACCGGTCGTCCGGACGGGACGGTCACGATCGTCAGCGAGGGCCGCATCGCCGACGAGGCGACCGCGCATGCCGCCGATGCCGACAGCCTGTGGCGCGTCTATTCGATGACCAAGCCGCTCACCGGCATCGCCGCGATGATCCTGGTCGAGGAAGGCAAGCTCAAGCTCGACCAGCCGATCAGCGACTTCATCCCGGCGTTCAAGAACATGAAGGTGCTGGTCGATCCGTCGAAGGACCTGACCAGCCGCCCCGCCACCCGGCCGATCACGGTGCGCAACCTGCTCACCCACACCGCGGGCCTCGGCTACAACATCATCACCAAGGGTCCGCTGCTCGCCGAATATAACCGGCTCGGCATCAACCCCGCCCAGGTCAATGCCGAGATGGAAGTCCAGATGGCCGCCGCGCGTCCGGACAGCCTCGAGGAATTCGCCAACCGCACCGCGACGCTGCCGCTGATCGCCGATCCGGGCGCCAAGTGGAGCTATTCGATCGGGCTCGATGTGCTCGGCCGGGTGATCGAAGTGGCGAGCGGCGTGAAGTTCGACGAGTTCGTCAACACCCGCATCCTCAAGCCGCTCAAGATGAACGAGAGCTACTGGACGGTGCCGGCCGACAAGGTCGGCAATTTCGCCACCGTCTATGCCTTTGTCGGCACCGCGCGGGTGCCCGCCGATCCGGCGGCCAGCTCGATCTACCTGAAGAAGCCCGAATTCCCCTATGGCGGCGCCGGGCTGGTGATGTCGGCGCACGATTATGACCGGTTCCTCCACATGCTGCTGAACGGCGGCGCGCTGGACGGCGCCCGCATCCTCAAGCCCGAAACGGTGGCGCTCGCCATGTCGAACCTGCTGCCGGCGGGCGCGGATACCTCGATCCTCAACGAGACCGGCAAGGATACCGGCGTCCAGCTCGGCTTCGGCGCGGGCGGCTCGATCTATCTGAACGATGCGCCGAGCGGACCGGGCAAGGGCACCTATGGCTGGGGCGGCGCCGCCGGCACGATCGCCTGGGTCGATCCCGTCCACAAGGTGCGCGCGGTGGCGATGATCAACCTGTTCGGCGATACGCCGCTCAAGCGCGAAGTCTCCAAGGCGGTCTACGCCGATCTCGCCCGGTGA
- the nudC gene encoding NAD(+) diphosphatase has protein sequence MLANAPGFTGNTLDRADRVRHEPALLEAALADAEARLLVLDGLDPVLDEAGRLTWTNLSEASGELLFLGHEAGVPRFVSTFADDVSVPTGRSPAMFALLDRFAAPDAANYAAARSLVFWHGRHRFCANCGSPTRITHAGWGRHCPHCGAEHFPRVEPVVIMLAERGDQVLLGRQPSWPPGRYSALAGFLEVGEAIEEAVRRETFEEAGIRLGAVRYIASQPWPFPSSLMVACVGEALDADIRIDANELEDARWFTRDEVGMALARDPAAPFLGPPAYAIAHTLLTAWYEGN, from the coding sequence ATGCTGGCGAACGCGCCGGGCTTCACCGGCAACACGCTCGACCGCGCCGATCGCGTCCGCCACGAGCCGGCGCTGCTCGAAGCGGCGCTGGCGGATGCCGAGGCGCGGCTGCTCGTCCTCGACGGGCTCGATCCGGTGCTCGACGAGGCGGGTCGGCTGACCTGGACGAACCTGTCCGAAGCGTCCGGTGAACTGCTTTTCCTCGGCCATGAAGCGGGCGTTCCGCGCTTCGTGTCGACATTCGCGGACGATGTGTCCGTTCCGACCGGACGTTCGCCGGCGATGTTCGCGCTGCTCGACCGGTTCGCCGCGCCCGACGCCGCCAATTATGCCGCGGCGCGCAGCTTGGTCTTCTGGCATGGCCGCCACCGTTTCTGCGCCAATTGCGGATCGCCGACGCGTATCACCCATGCCGGCTGGGGCCGCCACTGCCCCCATTGCGGCGCCGAGCATTTCCCCCGCGTCGAGCCGGTGGTGATCATGCTCGCCGAGCGCGGCGACCAAGTGCTGCTCGGCCGCCAGCCGAGCTGGCCGCCCGGCCGCTATTCGGCGCTGGCCGGCTTTCTCGAGGTCGGCGAGGCGATCGAGGAAGCAGTGCGCCGCGAGACGTTCGAAGAGGCCGGCATCCGCCTCGGCGCGGTCCGCTATATCGCCAGCCAGCCCTGGCCCTTCCCGTCGTCGCTGATGGTCGCCTGTGTCGGCGAGGCACTGGACGCCGATATTCGCATCGACGCGAACGAGCTCGAGGATGCGCGCTGGTTCACGCGCGACGAGGTGGGGATGGCGCTCGCCCGCGATCCCGCCGCACCCTTTCTCGGCCCGCCCGCTTATGCGATCGCACACACCTTGCTGACCGCATGGTACGAAGGGAACTAG
- a CDS encoding VOC family protein — protein sequence MISATPFLMFQHGKAQAALDFYVETVPGSRIDSVERFGAAGPGPEGSILRAHAVIAGQKVMVHDSFLTHGFDFTPSWSFFLDVGDRAEFDRLFDALSAGGSVLMPPDNYGWSSRFGWLSDRFGISWQVNLA from the coding sequence ATGATCTCCGCCACCCCCTTCCTGATGTTCCAGCACGGCAAGGCCCAGGCCGCGCTCGATTTCTATGTCGAGACGGTGCCCGGCAGCCGCATCGACAGCGTCGAGCGCTTCGGCGCCGCGGGGCCGGGGCCCGAGGGCAGCATCCTGCGCGCCCATGCGGTGATCGCCGGCCAGAAGGTGATGGTGCATGACAGCTTCCTCACCCACGGCTTCGATTTCACGCCGTCCTGGTCCTTCTTCCTCGATGTCGGGGACCGGGCGGAATTCGACCGGCTGTTCGATGCGCTGTCCGCCGGCGGCAGCGTGCTGATGCCGCCCGACAATTATGGCTGGAGCAGCCGTTTCGGCTGGCTGTCGGACCGGTTCGGCATCTCCTGGCAGGTCAACCTGGCATGA
- a CDS encoding metalloregulator ArsR/SmtB family transcription factor — MVEYRLDATFHALSDPTRRGMLAHLAQGERSIGDLAEPFSMTFAGAAKHVKVLEGAGLVARRKVGRSYMCALKPTPLAEAEQWLKQWEKFWTVRLDALEAIIAADKQATRS, encoded by the coding sequence ATGGTTGAATATCGACTCGACGCCACCTTCCACGCCCTCTCCGATCCGACGCGGCGGGGCATGCTCGCCCATCTGGCACAGGGGGAGCGAAGCATCGGCGATCTCGCTGAACCCTTCTCGATGACCTTTGCCGGCGCGGCCAAGCATGTGAAGGTGCTCGAGGGCGCGGGCCTGGTCGCCCGCCGCAAGGTGGGACGCAGCTATATGTGCGCCTTGAAGCCCACGCCGCTCGCCGAGGCCGAGCAATGGCTGAAGCAGTGGGAGAAGTTCTGGACTGTCCGGCTCGACGCGCTCGAGGCGATCATCGCCGCGGACAAGCAGGCGACCCGGTCATGA
- a CDS encoding prephenate dehydratase: MENFASPARKLVAEMTEAAVRTPVRAVAFQGAPGANSHIAVREAFPEGLPLPCFSFEDAIDAVKEGRAGCAMIPIENSLHGRVADIHFLLPESGLSIIGEHFLPIRYALMGLGPIEGVRQAMSHPQALGQCRHWLKAQGIAPLAYPDTAGAAAMVAEDGDPAVAALAPPGAAALYGLETLGADIADAEHNMTRFVILAREPLAEAGAGPFMTTLVFEVKNVPAALYKALGGFATNGVNMTKLESYQRGGSFAATEFYADIVGSPDEAPVARALEELKFHTKWMRVLGTYQQARERA, encoded by the coding sequence ATGGAGAATTTCGCAAGCCCGGCGAGGAAGCTCGTCGCCGAGATGACCGAGGCGGCTGTCCGCACTCCCGTTCGCGCCGTCGCCTTCCAGGGCGCGCCGGGCGCCAATTCGCATATCGCCGTGCGCGAAGCCTTTCCCGAGGGCCTGCCGCTCCCCTGCTTTTCCTTCGAGGACGCGATCGACGCGGTGAAGGAAGGCCGCGCCGGCTGCGCGATGATCCCGATCGAGAACTCGCTGCACGGCCGCGTCGCGGACATCCATTTCCTGCTCCCCGAATCGGGGCTGTCGATCATCGGCGAGCATTTCCTGCCGATCCGCTACGCGCTGATGGGCCTCGGTCCGATCGAGGGCGTCCGCCAGGCGATGAGCCACCCCCAGGCGCTCGGCCAGTGCCGCCACTGGCTGAAGGCGCAGGGCATCGCGCCGCTCGCCTACCCCGATACCGCCGGCGCCGCCGCAATGGTAGCCGAGGACGGCGACCCCGCCGTCGCCGCGCTGGCCCCGCCGGGCGCCGCGGCGCTCTACGGGCTCGAGACACTGGGCGCCGACATCGCCGATGCCGAGCACAACATGACCCGCTTCGTCATCCTCGCCCGCGAGCCGCTGGCGGAGGCGGGTGCCGGGCCGTTCATGACCACCTTGGTCTTCGAGGTGAAGAACGTGCCCGCGGCGCTCTACAAGGCGCTGGGCGGCTTCGCGACCAACGGAGTAAACATGACCAAGCTGGAGAGCTACCAGCGCGGCGGCAGCTTCGCGGCGACCGAATTCTATGCGGACATCGTCGGCAGCCCCGACGAGGCGCCGGTGGCGCGGGCGCTCGAGGAGCTCAAGTTCCACACCAAGTGGATGCGCGTGCTCGGCACCTACCAGCAGGCGCGCGAACGGGCCTAG
- a CDS encoding thioredoxin domain-containing protein, producing MRLFLALAGAVALAVTGASAQQAKKAPARPAAAPNWAATVAITPQGGFRQGNPDAPVKLVEYGSRGCPTCGRFAAEGVAPLRRDYIAAGKVSYEYRDYLVHGAPDLAMALVNQCVGPARFFPVLDALYANQRVFEDRIEALVNNQSQQLAAWQKLPPAQMATKFAEGLGLIAFMKTQGLPEARARQCLADSALIARIAKTNADAAKVYGVNGTPTFIVNGRKVSAASWDRLLPELWANGA from the coding sequence ATGCGCTTGTTTCTCGCACTTGCCGGCGCGGTGGCGCTGGCCGTCACCGGTGCTTCGGCGCAGCAGGCGAAGAAGGCCCCGGCCAGGCCGGCGGCGGCGCCCAATTGGGCCGCGACCGTGGCGATCACGCCGCAGGGCGGCTTTCGCCAGGGCAATCCCGATGCGCCGGTGAAGCTCGTCGAATATGGCTCGCGCGGCTGCCCGACCTGCGGGCGCTTCGCCGCCGAGGGCGTGGCGCCGCTGCGCCGCGACTATATCGCCGCCGGCAAGGTGAGCTACGAATATCGCGACTATCTGGTCCACGGCGCCCCCGACCTGGCGATGGCGCTGGTCAACCAGTGCGTCGGGCCGGCACGCTTCTTCCCGGTGCTCGACGCGCTCTATGCCAACCAGCGCGTGTTCGAGGACCGGATCGAGGCGCTGGTCAACAACCAGTCCCAGCAGCTCGCGGCGTGGCAGAAGCTGCCGCCGGCGCAGATGGCGACGAAGTTCGCCGAAGGGCTGGGGCTGATCGCCTTCATGAAGACGCAGGGCCTGCCCGAGGCGAGGGCGCGCCAGTGCCTCGCCGATTCCGCGCTGATCGCCCGCATCGCCAAGACCAATGCCGACGCCGCCAAGGTCTATGGCGTCAACGGCACGCCCACTTTCATCGTCAACGGGCGCAAGGTAAGCGCCGCTAGCTGGGATCGATTGCTGCCCGAGCTTTGGGCGAACGGCGCCTGA
- a CDS encoding HD-GYP domain-containing protein produces the protein MEGSTPSGQGGLNAGEWRDLGSAAPAAKPNPAPPRRLSTTRLHINARPGSLAQERDRAREIVGLARDTVTETFSDIRFGRKLQAAKLEPIVAAIAASVNRSPTALPSVTRIKLHHEYTYLHSVAVCGLMIALGNELRLSHELTQEIGLAGLLHDIGKARIDADLLDKNGPLDLEEYALVQAHTLRGYELLRDSGIESEIALDVCLHHHERIDGGGYPSGISQETLSIHARMGAVCDVYDAVTSNRPYKPSWSPGAALDWMMSTSGHFDPRVLRTFRTLLGVFPVGSLVLLESQRLAVVLDEPAESPTSPDVCVFLDAATRQQLAPMRASTRSDAILGLEVAANWGLADFEPIRERLLLEFAGA, from the coding sequence ATGGAAGGATCGACTCCTTCCGGCCAGGGCGGATTGAACGCCGGCGAGTGGCGCGACCTGGGCAGCGCCGCGCCCGCGGCCAAGCCGAACCCGGCCCCTCCCCGCCGCCTCTCGACCACCCGCCTCCACATCAACGCCCGCCCCGGCAGCCTGGCACAGGAGCGCGACCGCGCCCGCGAGATCGTCGGCCTGGCCAGGGACACGGTGACCGAGACCTTTTCGGACATCCGCTTCGGCCGCAAGCTCCAGGCGGCCAAGCTCGAGCCCATCGTGGCCGCGATCGCCGCATCAGTGAACCGCAGCCCGACCGCGCTGCCCAGCGTCACGCGGATCAAGCTGCACCACGAATATACCTATCTCCACTCGGTCGCGGTGTGCGGACTGATGATCGCGCTCGGCAACGAGCTGCGGCTCAGCCACGAGCTCACCCAGGAGATCGGCCTTGCCGGGCTGCTCCACGACATCGGCAAGGCCCGCATCGATGCCGACCTGCTCGACAAGAACGGCCCGCTCGACCTCGAGGAATATGCGCTGGTCCAGGCGCACACGCTGCGCGGTTATGAACTGCTGCGCGATTCGGGCATCGAATCCGAGATCGCGCTCGACGTGTGCCTCCACCATCACGAGCGGATCGACGGCGGGGGCTACCCCTCCGGCATCTCGCAGGAGACGCTGAGCATCCATGCCCGGATGGGCGCGGTGTGCGACGTCTATGATGCAGTCACCTCCAATCGCCCCTACAAGCCGAGCTGGTCGCCGGGAGCGGCGCTCGACTGGATGATGAGCACCAGCGGCCATTTCGACCCCCGGGTCCTGCGCACCTTCCGCACCCTGCTCGGCGTCTTCCCGGTCGGCTCGCTGGTGCTGCTCGAGAGCCAGCGGCTGGCAGTGGTGCTCGACGAGCCGGCCGAGTCGCCGACCAGCCCCGACGTCTGCGTCTTCCTCGACGCCGCGACCCGGCAGCAGTTGGCGCCGATGCGGGCCAGCACCCGGTCCGATGCGATCCTCGGCCTCGAAGTGGCGGCCAATTGGGGGCTCGCCGATTTCGAGCCGATCCGCGAACGCCTGCTGCTCGAATTCGCCGGCGCCTGA
- a CDS encoding DUF4440 domain-containing protein gives MASPLSPELAIRMRRAAFNRALADADLAAIGPILAADTVLVAGTDSALITGRKAQLLAWKREFAAVERSIYTRTPETITLSPIAPIAFEQGNWQGVSASDGAVQASGAYTAKWRQLGSDWVIEAELYLTLA, from the coding sequence ATGGCCTCCCCGCTCAGCCCCGAACTCGCCATCCGCATGCGCCGCGCCGCGTTCAACCGCGCACTCGCCGATGCCGACCTTGCCGCCATCGGACCGATCCTCGCCGCCGACACGGTGCTTGTCGCCGGCACCGACAGCGCGCTGATCACCGGCCGCAAGGCGCAGCTGCTCGCCTGGAAGCGCGAGTTCGCTGCCGTCGAGCGATCGATCTACACCCGCACGCCGGAGACGATCACGCTCTCGCCGATCGCCCCCATCGCCTTCGAGCAGGGCAATTGGCAGGGAGTGTCGGCCAGCGACGGGGCGGTGCAGGCATCGGGGGCCTACACCGCCAAATGGCGCCAGCTCGGCAGCGACTGGGTGATCGAGGCCGAGCTTTACCTGACGCTTGCCTAG
- a CDS encoding DciA family protein, whose translation MTKPPRTTTRQPAPAPQRALRARSVSELLPDVGRASFRKFGFVQHSIVSRWAEIVGERYARISVPESIKFPQGKREQGVLSLIVSGAFAPTMQHVAPEIMDRVNRFFGYPAVARLAIRHGQVKPPEKPLPPPSLKPLSEAMGDSLRGIADPELKAVLEALAAGVAASDEKPKIGRID comes from the coding sequence ATGACGAAGCCTCCTCGCACCACCACCCGACAGCCGGCCCCCGCGCCGCAGCGCGCGCTGCGCGCCCGTTCGGTCTCCGAGCTGCTGCCCGATGTCGGGCGGGCGAGCTTCCGCAAGTTCGGCTTCGTCCAGCATTCGATCGTCAGCCGCTGGGCCGAGATCGTCGGCGAGCGCTATGCGCGCATCTCGGTGCCCGAATCGATCAAGTTCCCGCAGGGCAAGCGCGAGCAGGGCGTGCTCAGCCTGATCGTCTCGGGCGCGTTCGCGCCGACGATGCAGCATGTCGCGCCCGAGATCATGGACCGGGTGAACCGCTTCTTCGGCTATCCCGCGGTCGCCAGGCTGGCGATTCGCCACGGCCAGGTGAAGCCGCCGGAAAAGCCGCTGCCCCCGCCCAGCCTGAAGCCGCTCAGCGAAGCGATGGGCGACAGCCTGCGCGGCATCGCCGACCCCGAGCTCAAGGCTGTGCTCGAAGCGCTCGCCGCCGGCGTCGCGGCGAGCGACGAGAAGCCCAAGATCGGCCGGATCGACTGA
- a CDS encoding SRPBCC domain-containing protein, protein MSAPVVLTVTREFAASAERVFDAWLDPRDAARFLFATPDGEMLACEIDPRVGGRGLIVERRASGDARHRIQFEAIERPHRLVFLFAADPAEEGQWTRVSIAIVPSHQGCTLTLTHEMDPAWAAYEDQTRKGWTMILESLGRITEKQNG, encoded by the coding sequence ATGAGCGCGCCGGTCGTCCTCACCGTCACCCGCGAATTCGCCGCGAGCGCCGAGCGGGTGTTCGATGCCTGGCTCGATCCCCGGGACGCCGCCCGCTTCCTCTTCGCCACCCCGGACGGCGAGATGCTGGCCTGCGAGATCGATCCGCGCGTCGGCGGGCGCGGCCTGATCGTCGAGCGGCGCGCGTCGGGCGATGCCCGCCACCGCATCCAGTTCGAAGCGATCGAGCGTCCGCACCGGCTGGTCTTCCTGTTCGCGGCGGATCCCGCCGAAGAGGGCCAATGGACTCGCGTCTCGATCGCCATCGTGCCCAGCCACCAGGGCTGCACGCTCACCCTCACGCATGAAATGGACCCCGCCTGGGCCGCGTATGAGGACCAGACCCGCAAGGGCTGGACGATGATCCTCGAAAGCCTGGGCCGCATCACGGAGAAGCAGAATGGCTGA
- a CDS encoding thioredoxin domain-containing protein — translation MRTLLALALIPLLALAGCGGGSGNSSTPVTSATPVAPATPPAGKAWTDMVTRTKDGGYMEGNPDAPIKLVEYGSRNCPYCGMFGRTAPEPLRAGYISTGKVSWEFRDFLIHGAPDLAAALLNQCVPDEAFFSVLDQFYANQDQFLTRTEQLVKTNPQLAQQLQQLPPPQAAVGFAEQLGYIDFMKQRGVPEAKARQCLGDKAKIDAIAKVNADGATVYGVNSTPSFFINGKKAEAGTWEQLEPLLKAAGAR, via the coding sequence ATGCGTACCTTATTGGCCCTTGCCCTGATCCCGCTCCTCGCGCTGGCGGGCTGTGGCGGCGGCTCGGGCAACAGCTCGACGCCCGTGACTTCGGCGACGCCGGTGGCACCGGCCACGCCGCCGGCCGGCAAGGCCTGGACCGACATGGTCACCAGGACCAAGGACGGCGGCTATATGGAGGGCAACCCCGACGCGCCGATCAAGCTGGTCGAATATGGCTCGCGCAACTGCCCCTATTGCGGGATGTTCGGCCGCACCGCGCCCGAGCCGCTGCGCGCGGGCTATATCTCGACGGGTAAGGTCAGCTGGGAATTCCGCGACTTCCTGATCCACGGCGCGCCCGATCTCGCCGCCGCTTTGCTCAACCAGTGCGTGCCCGACGAGGCGTTCTTCAGCGTGCTCGACCAGTTCTATGCCAACCAGGACCAGTTCCTGACGCGCACCGAGCAGCTGGTGAAGACCAATCCGCAGCTCGCCCAGCAACTCCAGCAGCTGCCGCCGCCCCAGGCCGCGGTCGGCTTTGCCGAGCAGCTCGGCTATATCGACTTCATGAAGCAGCGCGGCGTGCCCGAGGCCAAGGCGCGCCAGTGCCTGGGCGACAAGGCGAAGATCGATGCGATCGCCAAGGTCAACGCGGATGGCGCGACCGTCTATGGCGTGAACTCGACGCCCAGCTTCTTTATCAACGGCAAGAAGGCGGAAGCCGGGACCTGGGAGCAGCTCGAGCCGCTGCTCAAGGCTGCCGGCGCGCGCTGA
- a CDS encoding helix-turn-helix transcriptional regulator, translating to MQQIHNRIALFRAERGLSRRELADAVGVNPQTIGYLERGDYSPSLELGMKIAQVFAVPVELLFSFTPFESVAAALRRAAE from the coding sequence ATGCAGCAGATCCACAACCGAATTGCCCTGTTTCGTGCCGAGCGCGGCCTGAGCCGACGCGAGCTGGCCGATGCCGTTGGCGTGAACCCGCAGACGATCGGCTATCTCGAGCGCGGCGACTACAGCCCCAGCCTCGAGCTCGGCATGAAGATCGCGCAGGTCTTCGCAGTGCCGGTCGAGCTGCTTTTCTCCTTCACCCCCTTCGAGTCGGTCGCGGCAGCACTGCGCCGCGCCGCCGAATGA
- a CDS encoding cytochrome c family protein: MDNRFNTIAGWALAGGIAALGLSIASGMYFHAERPEHMGYVIEGVEEAGDAGAAVVEPLPTRLAKADLAKGEASFKKCMACHTIASGGPNGIGPNLFATLGEGVAEGKGGFAFSDALKAIGGKWDFDKMDAWLTNPRKFAAGTKMTFAGLPDAQERANVIAYLNSQGSNLPLPAAAAAPAAPAEGNATDDHAAGGNLSNEATPAEGMPSKDPAAKVQAEKKGV, from the coding sequence ATGGACAATCGCTTCAATACGATCGCGGGCTGGGCACTTGCGGGCGGGATTGCCGCGCTCGGGCTTTCGATTGCGAGCGGAATGTATTTTCACGCCGAGCGCCCCGAGCACATGGGCTATGTGATCGAGGGCGTCGAGGAAGCCGGCGACGCCGGCGCCGCCGTGGTCGAGCCGCTGCCGACCCGCCTCGCCAAGGCCGACCTCGCCAAGGGCGAAGCCTCTTTCAAGAAGTGCATGGCCTGCCACACGATCGCCTCGGGCGGCCCCAACGGCATCGGCCCGAACCTGTTCGCCACGCTCGGCGAAGGCGTTGCCGAGGGCAAGGGCGGCTTCGCCTTCTCCGATGCGCTCAAGGCCATTGGCGGCAAGTGGGACTTCGACAAGATGGACGCGTGGCTGACCAACCCGCGCAAGTTCGCTGCCGGCACCAAGATGACCTTTGCCGGCCTGCCCGACGCGCAGGAGCGCGCCAATGTGATCGCCTATCTCAACAGCCAGGGCTCGAACCTGCCGCTGCCGGCCGCAGCAGCAGCGCCCGCCGCGCCGGCCGAGGGCAACGCCACCGACGACCATGCCGCGGGCGGCAACCTCTCGAACGAGGCCACCCCGGCCGAGGGCATGCCCTCCAAGGATCCCGCCGCCAAGGTGCAGGCTGAGAAGAAGGGCGTCTAG
- a CDS encoding A/G-specific adenine glycosylase, whose product MPDNAPRAIASALLTWYDRNARDLPWRARPGANAPDPYRVWLSEVMLQQTQVASAAPYFAKFTARWPSVEALAAAEDADLMAAWAGLGYYARARNLLACAREVARRGAFPDTEAGLRELPGVGGYTAAAIAAIAFGRRAVVVDANVERVVARLFAVEVPLPAARPVIYAHTDSITPDARAGDFAQAMMDLGSAICTARNPKCLLCPLREACAGFAGGTPDRFPIKAAKTPKPQRHGTMFWLERDRQVLLVRRPDKGLLGGMRALPTGPWTDSPPGLADPPAEAAWQMLDETVAHGFTHFNLDVALAAATIPSHAGAAVEGEWWPIADLESAGLPTVFAKAARTFRRVLCAV is encoded by the coding sequence GTGCCCGACAACGCCCCACGCGCAATCGCCTCCGCGCTTCTCACCTGGTACGACCGGAACGCCCGCGACCTGCCCTGGCGCGCGCGGCCCGGCGCCAATGCGCCCGATCCCTATCGCGTCTGGCTCTCCGAAGTGATGCTCCAGCAGACCCAGGTCGCCAGCGCCGCGCCCTATTTCGCGAAATTCACCGCGCGCTGGCCGAGCGTCGAGGCGCTCGCCGCCGCCGAGGATGCCGACCTGATGGCCGCCTGGGCCGGGCTCGGCTATTATGCCCGCGCCCGCAACCTGCTCGCCTGCGCCCGCGAAGTCGCGCGCCGCGGCGCGTTTCCGGACACGGAGGCCGGCCTGCGCGAGCTGCCCGGCGTCGGCGGCTATACCGCAGCGGCGATCGCCGCGATCGCCTTCGGCCGGCGCGCGGTGGTGGTCGATGCCAATGTCGAGCGCGTCGTCGCGCGGCTGTTCGCGGTCGAAGTGCCGCTGCCCGCCGCCCGGCCGGTCATCTACGCGCATACCGATTCGATCACGCCCGACGCCCGCGCAGGCGATTTCGCCCAGGCGATGATGGATCTCGGCAGCGCGATCTGCACGGCGCGCAATCCGAAGTGTCTGCTGTGTCCGCTCCGCGAGGCATGCGCCGGGTTCGCCGGCGGCACCCCCGATCGCTTCCCGATCAAGGCGGCTAAAACGCCCAAGCCCCAGCGCCACGGCACGATGTTCTGGCTCGAGCGCGATCGCCAGGTGCTGCTCGTCCGCCGCCCGGACAAGGGGCTGCTCGGCGGCATGCGCGCGCTCCCGACCGGTCCCTGGACCGATTCGCCGCCCGGCCTCGCCGATCCGCCCGCCGAGGCCGCGTGGCAGATGCTCGATGAAACCGTTGCGCACGGCTTCACCCATTTCAACCTCGACGTCGCACTTGCGGCTGCAACAATCCCGTCGCATGCAGGCGCCGCCGTCGAAGGCGAATGGTGGCCGATCGCCGATCTCGAATCGGCTGGATTGCCCACCGTCTTCGCCAAGGCGGCGAGGACATTCAGGAGAGTGCTATGCGCGGTCTGA
- a CDS encoding SRPBCC family protein, which translates to MADTLVADTITPQMLRFERDLAAPIETVWQYLIDPELRARWLMGGPTEPHVGGKLGFTFDHARLSDGDVPNPERYAKNVGKAWSETITRFEPPHFLAFTWDNADAGEVTIELFAFAPERTRLVLTHNRLRGAEDARNFGGGWAAHLEVLQRRLAGEPVANFWELHAAAEKRAAAAVGL; encoded by the coding sequence ATGGCTGATACCCTGGTTGCCGACACGATCACCCCGCAGATGCTGCGCTTCGAGCGCGACCTCGCCGCGCCGATCGAGACCGTCTGGCAATATCTGATCGATCCCGAGCTGCGCGCCCGCTGGCTGATGGGCGGCCCGACCGAGCCGCATGTCGGCGGCAAGCTGGGCTTCACCTTCGATCATGCCCGCCTGTCGGACGGCGATGTCCCCAATCCGGAGCGCTATGCCAAGAATGTCGGCAAGGCCTGGTCGGAGACGATCACGCGGTTCGAGCCGCCGCACTTCCTCGCCTTTACCTGGGACAATGCCGATGCCGGCGAAGTGACGATCGAATTGTTCGCCTTCGCGCCCGAGCGCACCCGCCTGGTGCTGACCCACAACCGCCTGCGCGGTGCCGAGGACGCCCGCAATTTCGGCGGCGGCTGGGCGGCGCATCTCGAAGTACTGCAGCGGCGCCTGGCTGGCGAGCCGGTCGCCAATTTCTGGGAGCTCCACGCCGCGGCGGAGAAGCGCGCCGCTGCGGCGGTCGGCCTCTAG